ctgaactctattgacttgaatcgcttaccaagttcttccacatgttgcctataaggaataagcttgacgtctcgggtttcccattctccttgagcttgtcggataatgaaatctgagtctcccatgattaacagttcttcgacatcttggttgattgccatgttcatactcataatgcaagcttcatacttggtagtgttgtttgtgcagaaaaaatGAAGCCTAGCGGTGGCCGGTTAATGCTGACCGGTAGGctagatcaagattgccccaattccaacaccttttgtgtttaccgctccatcgaagaacattttccaagcgtCGATGTCTTCGGATATTGCCCCAACtgagtttacctcttcatccgggaaTTATTCGATTTTTAGCCAagtgatctgctaacgcctgggctttcattgccgtgcgagtgacatatactatgtcgaattccgtaagtaggatctgccactttgctagccttccagtgggcattggcttatggaatatgtattttaaaggatccacctagttatgaggtaagtggtgtaggattgcaaataatgcctcaacttctgagcgacccaagtcaaaGCGCAGCAGGTCCTTTCCAAcagagtgtacttggcttcataactggtgaatttcttgctcagatagtaaataGCATGCTCTCTCTttccggtcacatcgtgttgcccgaggacacagccgaaagaattttccaagactgtcaggtacaagaacaaaggcctccctggctcaggtgggaccaagactggaagatttgacagatattccttaattttgtcaaaagtttcttgacattcatctgtccacttgactgtcGCATCTTGCTTCAGaaatttgaatatgggttcacatgtggacgtcaactgggcaatgaaccggctgatatagttcaatctacCCAATAAACTCATAACATCCTTCGTGGTTTTTGGAGGAGGCAActctcgaatagactttatctttgttgggtctaactcgatgccaCATCGTttgacgatgaatcccaagagtttgccggatggcaccccaaatgcacatttggtcgggttcagcttcaaatcatatttgcgcagCCGCTCAAAAAACTCTCAAGTCCCGAGCGTGGTCGTCctgggttttggatttgatgattatatcgtccacatacacctctatctcttggtgcatcatatcgtGAAAAATGGCTgttatggccctcatataggttgccccggcgttctgaagaccaaatggcatgactctataATAGTATGTACCCCAAGGTGTGATAAAagctatcttttctgcatcttcttcatccatcaacacctggtgatttCCTGtgtaacaatccacgaaggactgtatcttatacttggcgcagttatcaacaaggatgtggatgttcggcaaagggaagttatctttgggacttgccttgtttaaatctctgtaatccacacaTGCCCgggtcttcccatctttctttggcactgggactacattagctaaccatgtggtgtaccggaccactcggatcacccccgctttcaactgcgtcgtgacctcttctttgatcttgtcactgatatcagttttgaactttctttacTTTTGCTGGACTGGGGGATAGTCTGGGTAAGTAGGCAACTtttgaaccaccaaatcaacactcagtcctggcattccgtcatatgaccaagcaaacacatctttgaactcaaacaagAGTTGGATTAAGGAGTCTCGAGTTTTTTCGTCTGCGTGGATGCTTATCTTGGTTTTCCTGATTTCTTTAGAACTACCCAAGTTAACTGAttcagtatcatttaagtttggcttaggtttattctcaaatttttccaattctcgatttatttccctaaaagcctcttcttcatcgtactccggttcttggttcattatttcatagTTAAACAGTGTGTtcggatctgggcatgaagtctgcaagcatgtcatgttatttaaagccgcattgttagaactgaaagaagaaacaaaaggggaaaataacaaaaattataaagaataaagaaagatgaatgatgaaatattgatttcacttcttggaatttgaagataaaagggtttacattggaaaattaaaagacaagaaactaaagaaaacatctgagttacaccctaaaataactcgtgatgcagaaaaggtagcaggacaggtctaccgggactcccgcctgattgggaatggcgtagccttccaattttgtagCTTGGCGTCAGGTCCCATATACAACACCTCAGCGGTGATTGAGCCCTCCtctggctggaccatgtgggtttcatatagtATCTTCCTCATTGCCCAACAGATCTCTTCAATCTCTTTGGCCGTGAAGGCCTCATATTCTTCTTCCTCATggtattttggcttgacaaatgttctgtacaTATGCGGCACCGGCttaggcaagacccaaccatcattctttctatcatttgcCCATTTTACATCAACTGGAGTGGGTCGGAAGCCTATcccaaagaacttttcactggcgGTCAGGGTGACAGGTTCAGTTATCCCTTGCAAGGATTTCCCGAGCCCCTTCCCTGGTTTGAAGCCATgtctgatcatttctttggccaccatgattgatgaattagaaagaaagggttggGGGCAAGGTTTCCCTCTTCGTACTGGTCTGCGACCACAATTTCAAAGGCCTGATAAACAATGTGCTCACTcccctctcttgcttcaagacatgggactgatgggtcccgataaattgattgctcgtcTTCCCCGTGGACCACAATCTCTTGATCTTCATGCTCAAATTTTACCATCTGATGAAGGGTAGAAGGTATATCCCCCGCTGCATAAATCCATGGCCTCCCCaaaagaaaattgtaggatgtgtccatatCCAGAacttggaaggttacttcaaaatCTACTGGGCCATTGGTCAGAATCAAATcgatctctccaattgtgtcTCTTTTTATTCCATCAAAAGCCCGtacacagacattgttgggtcgaattctttcggtctcaatttccatgcGCTGTAAAGTTGAGAGTGGATAGATGTCTACCCCagagcctccgtccaacataacccttttcacgtaGTACCCTTCACATTTGACTGTCGGgtgcagggctttgttatgcgCGGTCTCTTCTGggggcaagtcatttttgctgaaggaaatctgGTTAATTGCAAAAAACCTTTCTTCCATCCTCTCCAACTGTTCTACAGAAGTACTCATGGGCTTCTTAGATGGGAAGCGCTTTCTAGTGGCATTATTCACCTCTTCTAAATTGACATACTTTTCAGCCAGATTATTTTCTTGCACTTCTCCCGAGATTTATTTGCCTTTGTAAGTTACCACTgatttgttgtagttccagggcaCAACGGTAGGATCCGTCATGGTCTTTTGCGGTGCGCgcccaataaccacgggctcactcaGCCTTGGTGGATTAATTGGCCCCTGCATCGCATAAGCTCCCTCGGGCACATACATTTGGGCTGCCTTGTTCAGCTCGAATCTCCTAGGAGGACTCAAAGTCATCTGCTTTTCTTTGCGGCCCCGAGGGAcatagagaacaacatctttgggaGGTGTTGCCGCAGTCCCCACTTCGACTTTCTTCTCTAATTTTGAAGGGgtggttttgttatttttctcCCATTTGCCTTGCTTCGGGgcagcttttggtttcttttctacgTCAGCAATGGCAATGATAGCCTTCAACGTAGGATCAAATTCcttatcctcacaaatcattccgattactggcccgttgttgtgggctgACAGTAGGTTATTAGTCACATTGGGGACATTTTCATctcttagcactatcttcctttgttctatcaaATTCTCCACTACTCTCTTCAGTATCCAGCAATCATCGGTGTCGTGCCTTTCTGCCCTCGAGTGATAGGCGCATCGGGCACAACCTATGTAAGAgggtgatgttgggttttgcctagTTTGAGGAACCGGCTGTAGCAGATCCATTTGGACAAGCTTTGGAAATAGACTGGAGTATAATTCGCCAATTGGTGTAAAATTTGGCCTTCTAGGTGGTTCACGAGGGAGGGAAATTGTTTTGTGGAGGACGGGGGttgtagtggttttggtaaggaggctagtttctaggaaatggagcttggttatggttggcttgttgttgtggccggaCATATGGTTGAGATTCATGACCGTGTATTGATGAGGAGAATAGGCCATGTCttggtgggggtaatagtgttgtggggtccTTTCTGGGAGAAAGGATCTGGGAGTATGGTGTTTTCTTGCACCCGAcgctgccatggatgtttcttcctttttctttcctttcgCTATTCCTCCGGACacaccctgaatggcttgggaagCAGCTCTAATAGtggattggcttagaattcgacccattttcaaccatttcgccaatcttgatggcttcagcgaacggtttacccatagtggacatcatattttggaagtagtcgGCTTCCTGAGCTTGGaggaaaactgtgaccattttgacctcatccattggaggctttaccctagATGCCTGCTCACGCCATTTAACTGCGTACTCCCAGAAGCTTTCCGAggttttctttttcaagtttgtcaatgagttcctatctggagcaatatcaatgttgtactggaactgcctgACGAAGTCTCTAGCAAGACATTCCAGATGTGCCAGCGGGATatatcctggtccatataccactcagAGGCGATGCCAActagactttctccgaaataggccatgagtagttcttcctttccaccggcCCCTCGCAATtgattgcaatatttcttgagatgagcaataggatcaccatgcccatcgtacttctcaaattttggggttttgaatcctaATGGTAagtgcacatgagggaacatgcataaatCTGCATATGACACACTTTTCTGCCCACTCAAGCCTTGTATGTTCTTGAGGATCTGctccatactcctcatcttcttctcaatctcttcttgctcaggagtTTTGGTAGTATTTTCTTGCCCCACAATGAACTCAAATTGAGGTGGCTAAGGATAAGTATAAGTGGGAAACTGAGGAGGTTCCATCTAAAAGGTGGGTGTTTGGAAGGTGAAAGCTGAGGGGTCAAAACTAGACCTAGGAAGTGTAGGTTGTGTCGTGGCTGAGCATGGGGGAGCGGTGAAGATATTTGAAGTTGCACCGGACATGAACACCTGTGGGCGAACCTCAAAAGGTGTTCCCACAAAATGAGCTGAGATAGTTGGATGTCCTAGTGGGGTATTTGGGTGACTGATTGGAACATTGGAAGTACCACCAGATCTAGGAAAAAGTTCGGGGAATCCCGGGATTGCGCTTGGTGGCTTTCTTCCATTTGCCCAAGCATCCCACATTTCCATAACCCGAAGATGCAGGATTCTGTTTTCTTCGGCAGCTACCGATTTTAAGGTCGGGATGCCCGAGATTGGGCTATCATCCGTGATGGGAATTGTTGGCAGagtcatttctgaagacattCCGATGCTCCCTTCGATCTAGTAAAGTACGGGTGCGAAGCCAGGTTACCAgaaaaccaaccaccgttctaTAAGCACCGTGGACTGGAGTAATAGcagcaaacggttagtttgacACAAATAATagataggtaatcgcacgttggggtgtgatgcacctatacagttaaatgtgtttctacatgttttgcaatggTTGCATGCTTCATCCCGACTTTTACTTGTTCTTTCCCACTTTTCTTCTTTCCATTTCCACTCTCTTTTGCTCTTTTTTTTGGTTATGCTCGAATCCTATGtagattacctacgtatcatgaccccgcatgaatcaaacaaagcgtagttctgggggcgataaaatgtaaaactaacaacaacaacaacgacccagtataatcccacaagtggggtctggggagggtaatatgtacgcagaccttacccctaccccgaagggtagagaggctgtttccaggagaccctcagctcaaaaatgcaacaggagccgatatattagtgccataaaaatgcataataaaataacagcaatataagagatatgaaatacagaaatcgaaatacgaaatagatggctggtatagtaaaactagcaggtaaagcccttcATCAATAgccgaccaatgacattcttagtctaactcctaactggctagtctcactctattgtgatgtagaaatattcacaactttaccctaacctacaactttaatgctcgacctccataattccctgtcaagggccatgtcctccgtaatcctaagtcgcgcatgtcctgtctaatcacctctccccaatacttcttaggtcgccctctacctctccgcgtgcccactacagccagtcgctcacacgtCCTCACCAGTGCATcattgctcctcctctgaatgtgcccgaaccatctgagtcttacttcccgcatcttgtcctccataggggccacgcccaccttctctcgaatatcttcattcctaatcttatccatccttttatgcccacacatccacctcaacatcctcatctctgctactttcatcttctagatgtgtgagttctttaccggccaacattcagttccatataacatggtaggcctaaccactgctctataaaacttaccttttagtaacggtggcactttttTGTCACACAAGAcacccgacgctaacctccacttcatccaccccacccctatacggtgtgtgacatcctcgtcaatctccccgatcccctgaataatcgatccaaggtacttgaaactacccctcttgggaatgacttgagagacaagcctcacttcaactcccgcttccgtcggctcaactcaaaatttgcactcgaggtattccgtcttcgtcctgctcaacttgaaacctttagactaaAGAGCATGTCTCCTCTCGTTGACGCCACCTCGtatctcgtcaattagaataatttcatcagcaaatagcatgcaccatggcacctccccttgaatatgatgagtcagtgaaTCCATCAcgagggcaaataggaatgggctgagcgcagacccttggtgcaaccacGTAATAacttcagagtcgcctcctattgtcttaacccgagtcttagctccagcatacatgtctttaatcaccctaatatagtcaaccgggacccctttatcctctaagtagctccataagacctccataggaaccctatcgtacgctttctccatatcaataaacaccatgtggagatccttcttcctatccctgtactgttccaccatcctcctaataaggtggatagcttctgtggtagatcgccccggcatgaactcgaactggttgtctgaaatagacattgtctttcgcactctcatttctaccactctctcccaaactttcatggtatgacttagtaatttgatgcccctatagttgttacagctcgggacatcacctttgtttttatacaacgggaccattgtactccacctccactcttcaggcatcctattagtcttgaatataacactaaacaatgcagtaagccattccaagccttctctacccacacacctccacagttcaaccggaatttcgtctggcccggtagctctgccccttctcatcttacgcattgctcCATGACTTcgtcgatctcaatgtccctacaattacttaattcatggtggctgtcggcattcctcaattccccaagtaaaatatcctgatccccttcttcacttagaagtttatgaaagtaggtctgccacctcctcttaatctggtcatctcccatcaaaacgttgtcgtcatcatcttttatgcacctcactttgtccagatcccgagttgtccgcTCTCTCGCCTTAGctagtcggaataacttcttctccccacctttgttccttagttcctcatacagatgagcaaaagctgtcgtcttagcctccgtcactgccatcttcgcctccttcctagctaccttatacctttgacttttctctctcttctcctcctcgtcaattctccctactaaccgcaggtaagccgccttctttgcttccactttaccttggacaactgcattccaccaccaatctcctttgtgtccaCCATTGTGGCCcatagatatccctaacacctctctcgccgcctttcttatacagtccaccgtcgtcgaccacattgtgtttgcgtccccattgcttctccaagctcccattgccgataaccttccttccaactccttagctttatccttagttaaggcgccccacctaatcctggggcgtccttgtactgacctcttcttcctccttatcctaatacaaatgtccatcaccaaaagcctatgctgcgttgagagggtctcacctgggataaccttgcagtcctcgcacaaccttctgtcgcatctcctgaggaggagatagtcaatctgagtcttcgccaccgaactttggtaagtaaccaaatgttcatcccgcttcgtaaaactcgagttcgcaatgactagatcgaaagccttggaaaagtccaacagcgaaatgccccctccgttccgctccccgaaaccaaagccgctATGTACCTCAGTGTACCTAcctgcagatgacccaatatgacca
This sequence is a window from Nicotiana sylvestris chromosome 3, ASM39365v2, whole genome shotgun sequence. Protein-coding genes within it:
- the LOC138887997 gene encoding uncharacterized protein encodes the protein MAYSPHQYTVMNLNHMSGHNNKPTITKLHFLETSLLTKTTTTPVLHKTISLPREPPRRPNFTPIGELYSSLFPKLVQMDLLQPVPQTRQNPTSPSYIGCARCAYHSRAERHDTDDCWILKRVVENLIEQRKIVLRDENVPNVTNNLLSAHNNGPVIGMICEDKEFDPTLKAIIAIADVEKKPKAAPKQGKWEKNNKTTPSKLEKKVEVGTAATPPKDVVLYVPRGRKEKQMTLSPPRRFELNKAAQMYVPEGAYAMQGPINPPRLSEPVVIGRAPQKTMTDPTVVPWNYNKSVVTYKEEVNNATRKRFPSKKPMSTSVEQLERMEERFFAINQISFSKNDLPPEETAHNKALHPTVKCEGYYVKRVMLDGGSGVDIYPLSTLQRMEIETERIRPNNVCVRAFDGIKRDTIGEIDLILTNGPVDFEVTFQVLDMDTSYNFLLGRPWIYAAGDIPSTLHQMVKFEHEDQEIVVHGEDEQSIYRDPSVPCLEAREGSEHIVYQAFEIVVADQYEEGNLAPNPFFLIHQSWWPKK